One window of the Betta splendens chromosome 21, fBetSpl5.4, whole genome shotgun sequence genome contains the following:
- the ndufv3 gene encoding cell surface glycoprotein 1, whose amino-acid sequence MAASLLQLLRMQPLKSVSWGVLRNPSVASLCTRTEDPAKTAKKAKTASKTTEAPDERATLLAYKTPVAFPLRFSKPEVLLAQSADVADQVASVTANAETVVGAPASTSDLPVTANNKSADPDSTSSSSSDSDSDSDSDSEDEKSEDETEKKSVPPDQSESAVEKEDKVRKITKKLSYTPFSVSEALPHAPPAATLATTEAVQAPVEAPSVSSEVRRLNTQDSAQATSTAVLDAQTQTPAKAVTEPTTSENTPADVPIETTHTGLDVASAEHEATLVASAEHEATSIEVTAENTTEICTPVDSAGELVDRAPVLTEAVEEKLQAEFQAEPSPEAAAVPPPEPEEPFDNSTYKNYQHHSYTPYTFVDQDVEMAKFRLPQPSSGRPSPRH is encoded by the exons ATGGCGGCTTCCTTGCTTCAGTTGCTGCGAATGCAGCCCCTCAAG TCAGTTAGCTGGGGTGTCCTGAGGAATCCCTCGGTTGCCTCACTCTGCACTCGGACTGAGGATCctgcaaaaacagcaaaaaaggcAAAGACCGCAAGCAAGA CAACAGAGGCTCCAGATGAAAGAGCAACACTGCTAGCCTACAAAACTCCTGTTGCTTTTCCACTTAGATTTTCAAAGCCAGAGGTTTTGCTAGCACAATCTGCAGATGTGGCTGACCAAGTAGCCAGCGTCACAGCCAATGCAGAAACCGTAGTAGGTGCACCAGCCTCTACCTCAGATTTGCCAGTCACAGCAAATAACAAGTCTGCTGATCCAGATAGCACATCCTCTTCATCTAGTGATAgtgattcagattcagattctgattctgaggATGAGAAGTCAGAAGATGAAACTGAAAAGAAGAGCGTGCCACCAGACCAATCAGAATCAGCAGTGGAAAAAGAAGATAAAGTCCGGAAGATCACAAAAAAGCTCAGTTACACTCCATTTTCTGTCTCCGAAGCTTTACCACATGCACCTCCAGCAGCAACTTTAGCAACAACAGAAGCAGTTCAAGCGCCTGTGGAGGCACCCAGTGTTAGCTCTGAGGTTCGGAGACTCAATACCCAAGACTCCGCTCAAGCTACATCTACTGCTGTCCTTGATGCCCAAACACAAACTCCAGCCAAAGCTGTGACTGAGCCTACAACTTCTGAAAATACCCCAGCTGATGTACCCATTGAAACTACACATACTGGCTTGGATGTAGCATCTGCAGAACACGAAGCCACCTTAGTTGCATCTGCAGAACATGAAGCCACCTCAATTGAAGTGACTGCTGAGAACACAACTGAGATTTGCACCCCTGTAGACAGTGCAGGAGAGCTGGTGGACCGTGCCCCAGTTCTAACtgaagctgtggaggagaagctgcaggcaGAGTTCCAAGCTGAACCATCTCCGG aggctgcagcagtgcCACCTCCAGAGCCCGAGGAGCCTTTTGACAACAGCACTTATAAAAACTACCAGCACCACAGCTACACCCCGTACACGTTTGTGGACCAGGATGTGGAGATGGCCAAGTTTCGTCTCCCTCAACCTTCCTCTGGCAGACCTTCCCCCAGACACTAG